The DNA window TTGAAGGGGTTTTTCCAAGTGATTTTGAGGATGTTGATGAACGTAATCGTTTTTTTGAAGAATTGGTTGGTAGGCTTAGGGATAGAAATAGGAAGCGTTTTGAAAGGTTAGTTGGTAATAAAATTCCTTTTTGGCGTAAAGTTTCCAGTGACCTGAGGAATCGTTTTTATGAACTTGGGTTTGTTGAGGTGCGTACGCCGGAGATAATTTCTTATTCATTGTTGGAGAAGATGGAGATCAGCGATGACTTGAGGGAGCAGGTATATTGGCTTGAAGAGGATAATCGTTGTTTAAGACCTATGTTGGCTCCAAACCTCTATAACGAGCTTAGGCATTTTAACAGGATATCCAATCAAAGCAAGGTACGTATTTTCGAGATTGGAACTTGTTTTCGTCGGGAGAAAAGTAGTTCTGAACACTTAAATGAATTCACTATGTTGAACGCTGTTGAGATGGGTGATATCGGTGATACTGAAGAGAGACTGGACAGATTGATCGAAGAGGTTTTTGGTGAGTTCACTGACTATAAAAAAGTTGGTGAAGAATCCAGTTTGTATGGTAAAACCGTTGATGTATTGGTCGATGGGGTTGAAGTTGCTTCCTGTATAGCAGGTCCACACCCCCTAGATAGTAATTGGTCTATCGACCAACCTTGGGTTGGAATCGGTTTAGGTGTGGAACGGCTTGCAATGCTCTTGGATGATGGTTCAACAGCTAAGGCATATGGTAATAGCTATATCTATCAGGACGGGGTTAGGCTTGACATCAAATAGATATGTTGAAGAAATAGAGTTTGAAACGGCTTTTAACAATACTTTAAACAAACAATACAACACTGAAGACCTAATAAGGTTGTTAAATCCACAGAACAATGACGAAAAACAGCTTTTGTTCCAAAAAGCCCGTGAAATAAGAGATAAGAACTTTAAGAACGGTATATATCTCTATGGATTTGTCTATTTTTCAACAAACTGCCGAAACAACTGTAGGTTTTGTTATTACCGCTGCGACAACAAACATCCTGAGAGGTATAGGAAAACAAGAAATGAAATAATAAAAATCTCCAATAAATATGTCGAAGAAGGAGTACACCTACTCGACCTAACCTCAGGAGAAGACCCATACTACCACGACAACTTCAATAGATACACAGAACTACTGCAAGAGATCAACAAACTCGATACACCCATAATGATAAGTCCAGGCGTACTAACACAAAAACAACTCAAAGAAGCTAAGGAAGCAGGAGCAGATTGGTATGCATTATACCAAGAAACACACAGCAAACCACTCTACAAAAAACTAAGACCCAATCAACCATACCAAAAAAGATACAACGCAAGAAAAAACGCAAATAAAAACGGCTTCCTAACCGAAGATGGAATGTTGTTAGGAATAGGTGAAAACCTAGACGATATAGCAAAAACAATCAAAAAAATGTCAAAACAACCAACAAACCAAGTCAGATGCATGAAATA is part of the Methanonatronarchaeum thermophilum genome and encodes:
- the pylSc gene encoding pyrrolysine--tRNA(Pyl) ligase large subunit, whose product is MEFTVTQKQRLQELGFEGVFPSDFEDVDERNRFFEELVGRLRDRNRKRFERLVGNKIPFWRKVSSDLRNRFYELGFVEVRTPEIISYSLLEKMEISDDLREQVYWLEEDNRCLRPMLAPNLYNELRHFNRISNQSKVRIFEIGTCFRREKSSSEHLNEFTMLNAVEMGDIGDTEERLDRLIEEVFGEFTDYKKVGEESSLYGKTVDVLVDGVEVASCIAGPHPLDSNWSIDQPWVGIGLGVERLAMLLDDGSTAKAYGNSYIYQDGVRLDIK
- the pylB gene encoding methylornithine synthase PylB, translating into MTSNRYVEEIEFETAFNNTLNKQYNTEDLIRLLNPQNNDEKQLLFQKAREIRDKNFKNGIYLYGFVYFSTNCRNNCRFCYYRCDNKHPERYRKTRNEIIKISNKYVEEGVHLLDLTSGEDPYYHDNFNRYTELLQEINKLDTPIMISPGVLTQKQLKEAKEAGADWYALYQETHSKPLYKKLRPNQPYQKRYNARKNANKNGFLTEDGMLLGIGENLDDIAKTIKKMSKQPTNQVRCMKYVKQKGIPIPHQKTPTEYSTVIAVLRLTNPQKLIPASLDINGLKGIEKPLEAGANVVTSLVISDLGLKGVAQHEYGIDSGERSPKQVKKYLKQKGYKINNKNNL